In Synechococcus sp. RS9909, one genomic interval encodes:
- a CDS encoding TIGR03894 family protein: MSDKALLKEVAQELWSSVKKLRPGLPRDSRLELTLKALMVIGDLADQVQAAVIVGLVAEMEPPEDEPKGDDVTTTPGSEPTVEQTPDGRRVVRRRSSSAG; this comes from the coding sequence ATGTCCGACAAGGCGCTGTTGAAGGAGGTGGCCCAGGAGCTCTGGTCCAGCGTGAAAAAGCTGCGTCCGGGCCTCCCCCGCGATTCCCGCCTGGAGCTCACGCTCAAAGCCCTGATGGTGATCGGTGATCTGGCCGATCAGGTGCAGGCGGCGGTGATTGTGGGCCTTGTCGCTGAAATGGAACCTCCCGAAGACGAACCGAAGGGGGACGACGTCACCACGACCCCAGGGAGCGAACCGACGGTGGAGCAGACCCCGGACGGACGCAGGGTGGTGCGCCGCCGCTCCAGCTCAGCCGGCTGA
- a CDS encoding DCC1-like thiol-disulfide oxidoreductase family protein: MSLTLVYDGGCPFCRHFALRSELLGGIPDLQIRDGRADHGLRRDLRQRGFNLNNGAVLLDGERVWHGSEAIAVLCRQLTPTDPMLQLLHGLFRNRRRANLLYPGLLAARQLALGLRGLPLDPDRI, encoded by the coding sequence ATGTCCCTGACCCTCGTTTACGACGGCGGCTGCCCGTTCTGCCGCCATTTCGCCCTTCGCAGTGAACTCCTGGGGGGAATCCCCGACCTGCAGATCCGCGATGGTCGTGCCGACCACGGACTGCGCCGGGATCTGCGCCAACGCGGTTTCAACCTCAACAACGGGGCGGTTCTGCTCGACGGCGAGAGGGTGTGGCATGGCAGTGAAGCGATTGCCGTGCTCTGCCGCCAGCTGACGCCCACCGATCCGATGCTGCAACTCCTCCACGGCCTCTTCCGCAATCGAAGGCGCGCCAATCTCCTCTATCCAGGCCTTCTGGCCGCCCGCCAGCTGGCCCTCGGCCTGCGCGGTCTGCCCCTCGATCCGGATCGAATCTGA
- a CDS encoding low molecular weight phosphatase family protein, with protein sequence MDRVLFLCTGNYFRSRFAEQWFNHRAHQLGLEGQVRACSAGLGVRPDSGNVGPMAQEALAALRERGVELDPAELALPHQVSGQELEQATLVVAVDAEAHRPMVQAQCPDWEDQITFWSVKDLGEGEADADPIAQLQGRVEQLLQRWRDLFNGCSPGSEQ encoded by the coding sequence ATGGACCGCGTTCTGTTTCTCTGCACCGGCAACTACTTCCGCAGTCGCTTTGCTGAGCAGTGGTTCAACCACAGGGCCCATCAGCTCGGCCTTGAGGGGCAGGTGCGGGCCTGCTCAGCCGGTCTGGGGGTGAGGCCCGACAGCGGCAACGTAGGTCCAATGGCCCAGGAGGCTCTGGCGGCCCTGCGGGAGCGAGGGGTGGAGCTGGATCCAGCGGAGCTGGCCCTGCCGCATCAGGTGAGCGGCCAGGAGCTCGAGCAGGCCACACTCGTGGTGGCGGTGGATGCCGAAGCCCATCGCCCCATGGTCCAGGCCCAGTGCCCTGACTGGGAGGACCAGATCACCTTCTGGAGTGTGAAGGACCTGGGCGAGGGGGAGGCGGATGCCGACCCGATCGCCCAGCTGCAGGGTCGGGTGGAGCAGCTGCTGCA